One genomic region from Nilaparvata lugens isolate BPH chromosome 3, ASM1435652v1, whole genome shotgun sequence encodes:
- the LOC120350717 gene encoding uncharacterized protein LOC120350717, giving the protein MTGKCLNLIWVRPDGVQIMFCMVDAQFHVSQLMTWVGDMWLAEDSVSGERMLIDGKSIYVVSLPQPQHPLLITAPLLPRSISSPAWHYTALSTSQEPQSS; this is encoded by the coding sequence ATGACCGGCAAGTGTTTAAATTTGATCTGGGTGAGGCCAGATGGGGTGCAAATCATGTTCTGTATGGTGGATGCACAATTTCATGTGTCACAACTGATGACATGGGTGGGAGACATGTGGTTGGCCGAGGATTCAGTTAGTGGGGAAAGAATGCTAATTGACGGCAAGTCGATCTATGTCGTCAGCTTGCCACAGCCCCAGCACCCGCTGCTTATCACGGCGCCACTCTTGCCTCGCTCTATCAGCTCGCCCGCATGGCACTACACCGCGCTGTCTACATCACAAGAGCCCCAGTCAAGCTAG